One Sulfurimonas sp. C5 genomic region harbors:
- a CDS encoding GMC family oxidoreductase: MSYDVCIIGSGAGAAPIAYELSNAGYKVIVLEKGEYYSEKDFNKDELAVSRRDFFTPPLDEQKHIINEYEDGKYTRYDGAEYNWNFWNGSLVGGSSNLMSGYFHRLKPQDFRLLSTYGEIEGANVVDWPISYEDLEPYYDKVEKVIGVSGRVVQHKFQEMRSSKDFPYPELQTNNAVKWFDKACEELGYSSIPTPRAILSKSALERNSCYYSNFCGSYGCASGAKGSARAALLQKCKAKIITDAFVYHLESDGERVTKAFYKTKHNVTHVVNAKIFVVAAQAIETSRLLLNSKDEYFPSGLANSNGQVGKNLIFSAGGTGSGRFIFDKLTLQQQKELMQVGVFFNRSLQDWYEYTEDEKNYKGGTIDFLFEHQNIIPRVNQELYNENGNLMWGEKLMEKIHNRLTTSRVLTFEVFNDWLPTDKCFVSVDEQEKDKYGVNVGVINLCGHKHDLKVGEFLAQKAISVLKQMGAVEIESNISNAPPPNLVAGGCRFGNDPETSVLDKNCKAHEVENLYVSDASFMPTGGSVPYTWTIYANSFRVADRIQEHLKTLQL, from the coding sequence ATGAGCTATGACGTTTGTATAATAGGAAGTGGAGCAGGTGCTGCTCCGATAGCTTATGAACTTAGCAATGCCGGATACAAAGTAATTGTTTTGGAAAAAGGGGAATATTACAGTGAAAAAGATTTTAATAAAGATGAACTGGCAGTTTCTCGCCGTGATTTTTTTACTCCGCCACTAGATGAACAAAAGCATATTATAAACGAATATGAAGACGGAAAATATACCCGTTATGATGGGGCAGAATATAACTGGAATTTTTGGAACGGCTCTTTAGTTGGTGGCTCTTCAAACCTGATGAGCGGTTATTTTCACAGACTCAAACCGCAGGATTTTAGGCTCCTTTCTACATATGGAGAAATTGAAGGTGCAAATGTTGTTGACTGGCCTATCTCTTATGAGGATTTAGAACCTTATTACGATAAAGTGGAAAAAGTGATCGGTGTAAGTGGCAGGGTTGTACAGCATAAATTTCAGGAGATGCGATCGAGCAAAGATTTTCCCTACCCTGAATTGCAAACCAATAATGCTGTCAAATGGTTTGATAAAGCTTGTGAAGAGTTAGGCTACAGCTCTATTCCGACACCGCGTGCCATTTTGTCAAAAAGTGCTTTAGAGAGAAACAGTTGTTATTATTCAAATTTTTGTGGAAGTTATGGTTGCGCAAGTGGTGCAAAAGGGAGTGCAAGAGCAGCACTTTTGCAAAAGTGCAAGGCAAAAATAATTACCGATGCATTTGTGTATCATCTGGAGAGTGACGGTGAAAGAGTTACAAAAGCTTTTTACAAGACAAAACATAACGTTACTCATGTAGTCAATGCCAAGATTTTTGTTGTAGCAGCTCAAGCGATCGAGACTTCAAGACTTCTGTTGAATTCAAAAGATGAGTATTTCCCAAGCGGTTTGGCAAACTCTAACGGGCAAGTTGGAAAAAATCTGATTTTTTCGGCAGGTGGGACTGGAAGCGGGCGTTTTATTTTTGATAAATTGACATTGCAGCAGCAAAAAGAGTTGATGCAAGTGGGTGTATTTTTTAACAGAAGCCTGCAAGACTGGTATGAATATACAGAGGATGAAAAGAACTATAAAGGCGGTACGATTGATTTCTTGTTTGAGCATCAAAATATAATTCCCCGAGTTAATCAAGAACTTTATAATGAAAATGGGAATTTGATGTGGGGTGAAAAGCTGATGGAGAAGATTCATAATCGTTTGACTACCTCAAGAGTGCTTACTTTTGAAGTGTTTAATGATTGGTTGCCTACCGATAAATGTTTTGTAAGTGTTGACGAGCAAGAGAAAGACAAATACGGTGTAAATGTAGGTGTTATTAACCTTTGCGGGCATAAACACGATCTAAAAGTTGGAGAGTTTTTGGCACAAAAGGCTATTTCAGTACTAAAGCAGATGGGAGCAGTTGAAATAGAGTCTAATATCTCAAATGCTCCACCTCCTAATTTGGTAGCGGGCGGATGCAGATTTGGAAATGATCCGGAAACCTCGGTACTCGATAAGAACTGTAAAGCACATGAAGTGGAAAATCTTTACGTAAGCGATGCGAGTTTCATGCCGACAGGGGGAAGTGTTCCTTATACGTGGACGATTTATGCCAATTCTTTCCGTGTGGCAGATCGGATTCAAGAGCATTTGAAAACTTTGCAGCTTTGA
- a CDS encoding heavy-metal-associated domain-containing protein, protein MKQIFKVQNVKCGGCANTLKTKLEPLFGTIEVNLEVMPREITLNFDPKQEQELRKELRALGYPMADEHLGFLQDSTAKAKSFVSCAVGKFELSKEQ, encoded by the coding sequence ATGAAACAAATATTTAAAGTGCAAAATGTCAAATGCGGCGGTTGCGCCAATACTTTAAAAACAAAGCTGGAACCTCTGTTTGGTACCATTGAAGTAAATCTTGAAGTGATGCCTAGAGAGATTACACTCAATTTTGATCCAAAGCAGGAGCAAGAGCTCCGTAAAGAGCTCAGAGCTCTCGGCTATCCAATGGCAGATGAACATCTTGGATTTCTACAGGATAGCACAGCAAAAGCAAAAAGTTTTGTTTCCTGTGCTGTTGGAAAGTTTGAACTTTCTAAAGAGCAATGA
- a CDS encoding CusA/CzcA family heavy metal efflux RND transporter — protein sequence MIEKIIAFSLKNKFLILFTTLFLIAGSIWSMKHTPLDALPDLSPPQVIVQIKYNGQSPQTVEEQGTYPLVSQFLAIADIETVRGYSTYETGLIYIIFKDGTDLYWARSRVLEQLASVQSQLPKNMKVTLGPDASGVGWVYEYALSSKTKNLSELRTIQDYYYKYALMGVDGVSEVASIGGFVPNYEVTIKNDTLVKYNLDIGDIAKILKQNNNDTGGRIVIKNGYEWMVQAKGYVQDLKSIRSLTITNKENIPLTLGDIATVQKVPAPRRGMADLDGKGEVVGGIVLVRYGEDVYKTIQNIKKKMQELKIDDVNVTTVYDRSSLIDGALDTLKDTLIEESIIVIVVIALFLLHLRSSLIVLITLPLTVGVTFLLMKLFGIGSNIMSLGGIAIAIGAMVDASIVMIENSHKMLHKFENIQQRVPNKQERFEIILKSSQRVGRPIFFALALIVVSFLPIFSLGGQEGLLFTPLAYTKTFAMTAGALLSITLVPVLILLFVKGKIIHESKNPINRFFIWLYRPIIIYALKFKYFIIIVVILLLNMIFPLVYSLKWEFMPMLNEQTFMYMPVTPYGISVDQSKALTQKTDMIIKSIPEVEHVFGKGGRATTATDPAPLGMIESIITFKPKSQWREGVTYDSLRNELETALQVPGLTNSWTYPIRGRIDMLLSGIRTPIGIKLYGKDAKGLQKYGKAIEEQLRSFDKTLSVFADQASTGYYLYIDIDEQKIKRYHLSKEKILEYTSLAIGGLKVSTLYKGLERYAITIRLEDIDRDSLEAIKNIQIKTQFGFVPLGELANVYYKQNQSVIKSELAKPVTFIYITPKEGVSAKEYVQEAQKYIDKINFEDGYYIEWAGQSKYLERAMAQIIWIIPAVLLFILVLIYFALKKTIPSLIVFFTLPFALLGGLLYIYMLHFAMSVAVIVGFLALLGVAAETAIVMIVYLQEAVDEAKKHSKEFAIKELHEAIYIGAVQRVRPKLMTVFAILAGLAPIMYTNGIGSEVMQRIAAPMLGGIVSSAILSLVIIPILYEIYARWEMKHETNI from the coding sequence ATGATAGAAAAAATAATAGCTTTTAGCCTAAAAAATAAATTTCTTATATTGTTTACAACGCTCTTTTTAATAGCGGGAAGTATCTGGAGTATGAAACACACCCCTCTTGATGCCCTGCCAGATCTCTCACCGCCTCAGGTAATCGTACAGATAAAATACAATGGACAATCCCCTCAAACAGTAGAGGAGCAAGGGACTTACCCGCTTGTATCACAATTTTTAGCAATCGCTGATATTGAAACGGTACGTGGATATTCCACTTACGAAACGGGACTCATCTACATCATTTTTAAAGACGGAACTGATCTTTACTGGGCAAGAAGCCGTGTTCTTGAACAACTCGCAAGTGTACAGTCTCAATTGCCAAAAAATATGAAAGTAACTTTAGGACCTGATGCAAGCGGTGTAGGATGGGTTTACGAATATGCCCTGAGCTCAAAAACAAAAAACCTTTCCGAACTCAGAACTATTCAAGACTATTACTATAAATATGCACTCATGGGTGTTGATGGTGTCAGTGAGGTAGCTTCTATCGGTGGTTTTGTACCAAATTATGAAGTGACTATCAAGAATGACACTCTGGTTAAATACAACCTTGATATTGGGGATATCGCTAAAATACTCAAGCAAAACAATAATGATACAGGGGGACGTATTGTTATTAAAAACGGTTATGAATGGATGGTACAGGCAAAAGGTTATGTCCAAGACCTCAAAAGTATACGCTCACTTACAATTACAAATAAAGAGAATATCCCTCTTACTCTCGGTGACATAGCAACAGTACAGAAAGTTCCGGCTCCTCGCCGCGGTATGGCAGACCTTGATGGAAAAGGCGAAGTTGTAGGGGGAATTGTACTCGTACGCTATGGAGAAGATGTCTATAAAACTATCCAAAACATAAAAAAGAAGATGCAAGAGCTCAAAATTGATGATGTGAACGTTACAACTGTATATGACCGTTCATCTCTTATTGACGGTGCTTTAGATACTCTCAAAGACACTCTGATCGAAGAGAGTATTATCGTGATTGTTGTCATTGCACTCTTTTTACTCCACCTGCGCTCATCTTTAATTGTGCTTATCACACTGCCACTTACAGTCGGTGTAACATTTCTTCTAATGAAACTCTTTGGTATAGGCTCCAATATTATGAGTCTTGGGGGTATTGCCATTGCAATCGGTGCGATGGTGGATGCATCTATCGTAATGATAGAGAACTCCCATAAAATGCTGCATAAATTTGAAAATATCCAACAAAGAGTACCAAATAAACAAGAACGTTTTGAGATCATTTTAAAGTCCTCTCAAAGAGTTGGACGTCCTATCTTTTTTGCTCTTGCACTTATCGTTGTCTCATTTTTACCTATATTTTCACTGGGCGGTCAAGAAGGTCTGCTTTTTACACCCCTTGCTTACACAAAAACCTTTGCTATGACTGCGGGTGCACTTCTAAGTATCACTCTGGTACCGGTACTGATACTTCTTTTTGTCAAAGGCAAAATCATCCATGAATCAAAGAACCCGATCAATCGCTTTTTTATTTGGCTATATCGTCCAATAATTATTTATGCCCTTAAATTCAAGTACTTCATCATAATTGTTGTCATTTTACTGCTAAACATGATCTTTCCGCTTGTTTATTCACTAAAATGGGAATTTATGCCTATGCTCAATGAGCAAACTTTTATGTATATGCCGGTCACTCCTTATGGTATCAGTGTCGATCAAAGCAAAGCTCTTACACAAAAGACCGATATGATTATCAAAAGTATCCCTGAAGTCGAGCATGTCTTTGGTAAAGGGGGACGTGCTACTACTGCTACAGATCCCGCTCCTCTTGGTATGATCGAGAGTATCATCACTTTTAAACCTAAGTCGCAGTGGAGAGAAGGCGTTACTTATGATTCTCTAAGAAATGAACTTGAAACTGCCCTACAAGTTCCTGGGCTTACTAATTCATGGACATATCCGATCCGCGGACGCATTGATATGCTTCTTAGCGGTATAAGAACTCCCATCGGAATAAAACTTTACGGTAAAGATGCCAAAGGATTGCAAAAATACGGCAAAGCGATAGAGGAGCAACTTCGCAGTTTTGATAAAACACTTTCCGTGTTTGCGGATCAGGCTAGTACTGGGTATTACCTCTATATCGATATTGATGAACAAAAAATAAAAAGATATCATCTCAGCAAAGAAAAAATACTTGAATACACATCTTTGGCAATCGGAGGGCTCAAAGTCTCTACTCTTTACAAAGGCCTTGAGAGATATGCTATCACAATTCGTTTGGAAGATATTGACAGGGACTCTCTTGAAGCAATCAAAAATATTCAAATTAAGACTCAATTCGGCTTTGTACCGCTTGGCGAACTTGCTAATGTTTACTATAAACAAAACCAATCGGTGATTAAAAGTGAACTTGCAAAACCGGTTACTTTTATCTATATCACTCCAAAAGAGGGTGTTAGTGCAAAAGAGTACGTACAAGAGGCACAAAAATATATTGATAAAATAAATTTTGAAGACGGCTATTACATAGAGTGGGCAGGGCAATCCAAGTATCTTGAACGTGCTATGGCGCAGATAATTTGGATCATCCCTGCCGTACTATTGTTTATTTTAGTACTGATCTATTTCGCACTGAAAAAAACGATCCCTTCACTAATCGTATTTTTTACCCTACCTTTTGCATTGCTTGGCGGGTTACTCTATATCTATATGTTGCACTTTGCAATGAGTGTTGCCGTGATCGTAGGTTTTTTAGCCCTGCTTGGTGTCGCCGCTGAGACTGCGATTGTAATGATTGTATACCTGCAAGAAGCTGTAGATGAGGCGAAAAAACACTCTAAAGAATTTGCTATAAAAGAGCTTCATGAAGCAATCTATATAGGAGCTGTACAAAGGGTACGTCCAAAACTGATGACTGTATTTGCAATACTTGCAGGACTTGCACCTATTATGTACACAAACGGTATAGGGAGTGAAGTGATGCAGCGTATTGCCGCACCTATGCTTGGAGGTATTGTCAGCTCTGCGATCTTAAGTCTTGTTATAATTCCAATACTTTATGAGATCTATGCACGATGGGAGATGAAACATGAAACAAATATTTAA
- a CDS encoding efflux RND transporter periplasmic adaptor subunit: MSIFKQILVLLTFVTLLNAGENVTQLFSVQTVKVQKMDVAKSFKSYGYVKADEANIYMIMPRFSGFVEKIYVDAIYSYVQKGQALAAIYSPEVYKAKEDYLNSYYYTKRNNTNGMLKSARTKLELLGISNKEIEDVIKNKKVSKLTTIYTPKNGYLFAKTIVDGSAFKAGNMLYKIINTDSLWIEAKLFDTQLASIKNTQSFEVTTATTDTPLVTNKKVLYPDVDPKAAAYTLRLIVNDPTHKLILGQYATLKGIDIKKQYLVLPKTAVIRKNGKFYVFMVGEYEGEYEPLQIMAKLLDTEHYIITEGLNEGDEVVNNALFMMDSDAQINGLY, from the coding sequence ATGAGTATCTTCAAACAAATTTTAGTTTTATTAACCTTTGTCACTCTCTTAAACGCCGGAGAGAATGTTACGCAACTTTTTAGTGTCCAGACAGTTAAAGTACAAAAGATGGATGTTGCAAAAAGCTTTAAAAGTTACGGCTACGTCAAAGCTGATGAAGCTAATATTTATATGATTATGCCCCGTTTTAGCGGATTTGTAGAGAAAATTTATGTTGATGCAATCTATAGTTATGTTCAAAAAGGACAAGCACTCGCAGCTATTTACTCACCTGAGGTATACAAAGCAAAAGAGGATTACCTCAACTCTTACTATTATACAAAACGAAACAATACAAACGGTATGCTTAAAAGTGCACGTACAAAACTTGAGCTTCTTGGAATAAGTAACAAAGAGATAGAAGATGTTATAAAAAACAAAAAAGTCTCTAAACTTACTACCATTTATACACCGAAAAACGGTTATTTGTTTGCAAAAACCATAGTAGATGGCAGTGCTTTTAAAGCAGGAAACATGCTGTACAAAATTATCAATACCGACTCTCTTTGGATTGAGGCAAAACTCTTTGACACTCAGCTCGCATCGATTAAAAACACACAAAGTTTTGAAGTTACGACGGCAACAACCGACACCCCATTAGTTACAAATAAAAAAGTGCTTTATCCAGATGTAGATCCAAAAGCCGCAGCTTATACCCTGCGGCTGATAGTGAATGATCCTACACATAAACTTATTTTGGGACAATATGCAACACTCAAAGGGATAGATATCAAAAAGCAGTATCTCGTACTGCCAAAAACTGCTGTTATTCGTAAAAACGGAAAATTCTATGTTTTCATGGTAGGTGAGTATGAAGGTGAATATGAACCGCTGCAAATCATGGCGAAACTCCTTGACACTGAGCATTACATTATTACAGAGGGATTAAACGAAGGCGATGAAGTAGTCAATAATGCGCTGTTTATGATGGATAGCGATGCGCAAATAAACGGATTGTACTGA
- a CDS encoding TolC family protein → MSSLFGATLDEIIQDAIIKNNSLASINEKIQGSAFAIEASDNLKNPKLTITSNSLDSNEKMSQSIVTLQQEIPYYGKLDAEEAVATSNEDLLKEQLKLLKVQLVKKIKQQAYTLWQLQALLGVTDEYIQLTQQNIELYESYASINSSQHMGIMKAELSLSDLRIERSKLTAQIQSTYEELSYLASTHIDKLDIDLSIDTKPSLSELKNELSQNPELGIEDKKVALQSAKLEAISLDNYPNISLLVGYAHREKFDNYFNFGVGITLPIYSTEDDKEQIQQAELLSSKSKRQDTVLLIDAKLGIYYAQMLSAYEIYHIVHDDALPKVEHMFELSSASVSTGADLFKYIDVLFTKLSLEKKSILAVASYHKNKANIEALTGALQ, encoded by the coding sequence TTGAGTAGTTTATTCGGTGCTACTCTGGATGAAATTATTCAAGATGCAATTATCAAAAATAACTCGCTTGCTTCGATCAACGAGAAGATCCAAGGTTCTGCCTTTGCTATAGAAGCAAGTGACAATCTCAAAAATCCAAAGCTTACCATCACTTCAAACTCCCTTGACAGTAATGAAAAGATGTCTCAGAGTATTGTAACGCTTCAGCAGGAGATTCCGTATTACGGTAAACTTGATGCCGAGGAGGCAGTTGCAACTTCTAATGAAGATTTACTCAAAGAGCAGTTAAAACTTCTAAAAGTACAACTTGTTAAAAAAATAAAACAGCAGGCATATACTCTTTGGCAACTACAAGCACTCTTAGGCGTTACTGATGAGTATATACAACTGACACAACAAAATATAGAACTTTATGAATCTTATGCTTCGATCAACAGTAGCCAACATATGGGGATCATGAAAGCGGAACTCAGTCTTAGCGATCTGCGTATTGAACGAAGTAAACTGACAGCACAAATACAAAGTACCTACGAAGAACTTTCCTATCTTGCATCTACACATATTGATAAACTTGATATTGATCTTTCAATAGATACTAAACCCTCACTAAGCGAGCTGAAAAATGAACTTTCTCAAAATCCTGAACTGGGTATTGAAGATAAAAAAGTTGCTCTGCAAAGTGCCAAACTTGAGGCAATCTCACTTGATAATTATCCAAATATCTCTTTACTTGTAGGCTATGCTCATAGAGAGAAATTTGATAACTACTTCAATTTTGGAGTCGGCATCACTTTACCTATCTACTCAACTGAAGACGACAAAGAGCAGATACAACAGGCTGAACTACTCTCTTCTAAGAGTAAAAGACAAGATACAGTCCTTCTTATAGATGCAAAACTCGGCATTTATTATGCACAAATGCTCTCAGCCTATGAGATCTATCATATTGTTCACGATGACGCACTGCCTAAAGTGGAGCATATGTTTGAACTCTCAAGTGCTTCGGTAAGTACTGGTGCTGATCTTTTCAAATATATCGATGTGCTTTTTACAAAACTCTCTTTGGAGAAAAAAAGCATTCTTGCAGTAGCTTCATACCATAAGAACAAAGCAAACATAGAGGCCTTAACAGGAGCATTACAATGA
- a CDS encoding FixH family protein, with the protein MKSLIKFLFAMLVTITLAHAAAFEKNANFRTTHINISAQKPLTAGSNELVLLIKKENTLISDAKVSVKAFMPAMPGMPAMESKADAVNKGNGEYIVKLNLVMNGTWQLHVFITPKKGKKLRVKTTLNF; encoded by the coding sequence ATGAAATCATTAATAAAATTTTTGTTTGCAATGCTCGTCACTATTACACTAGCACATGCAGCAGCATTTGAAAAAAATGCAAATTTCAGAACAACGCATATCAATATCTCTGCACAAAAACCTTTAACTGCTGGTTCTAATGAGTTGGTATTACTTATTAAAAAAGAGAATACACTCATAAGTGATGCCAAAGTCTCTGTAAAAGCTTTTATGCCTGCGATGCCTGGTATGCCGGCAATGGAATCAAAAGCAGATGCCGTAAATAAAGGTAATGGAGAATATATTGTAAAACTCAATCTTGTAATGAACGGTACTTGGCAGCTTCACGTTTTTATAACACCTAAAAAAGGTAAGAAGCTCCGTGTAAAAACGACTCTAAACTTTTAA
- a CDS encoding prepilin peptidase has protein sequence MLLVFFIIIATIISFIDYKKRLIPDKIILPSIIMMLFLKWGDGILTVNDFIAMGIVIVVFVIPILFGMTFGGGDIRFGVFCALFLGLEQVGVFIALSGVIHLLILAVLQKKSFAFAPAMTLASLVAYMVGNI, from the coding sequence TTGTTATTAGTATTTTTTATAATAATTGCAACAATTATCTCTTTTATAGACTATAAAAAAAGATTAATTCCAGACAAAATTATACTCCCGTCAATAATAATGATGTTGTTTTTAAAATGGGGAGATGGAATACTCACTGTAAACGATTTTATAGCTATGGGTATCGTTATCGTGGTTTTTGTTATCCCTATCCTTTTTGGCATGACCTTTGGGGGAGGGGATATCAGGTTTGGTGTGTTTTGTGCACTTTTTTTAGGTTTAGAGCAAGTTGGTGTTTTTATAGCATTATCGGGAGTAATACACCTTCTTATCTTGGCAGTATTACAAAAAAAGTCGTTTGCTTTCGCACCAGCAATGACACTAGCTTCACTAGTTGCTTATATGGTAGGAAATATATGA